From one Streptomyces sp. N50 genomic stretch:
- a CDS encoding response regulator transcription factor: MQQSYEKAGKAEGAVGARVLVVDDDPTVAEVVSGYLDRAGYVVERAADGPEALARADAHWPDLVVLDLMLPGMDGLEVCRRMRGRGPVPVIMLTARGDEDDRILGLEVGADDYVTKPFSPRELVLRVESVLRRSRSPVGPATPLSAGGLTLDRAARRATKDGAELSLTHREFDLLAFFLRNPGRVYGREDLMREVWGWDFGDLSTVTVHVRRLRGKVEDDPGRPRFIQTVWGIGYRFDPTGTEGE; this comes from the coding sequence ATGCAGCAGTCGTACGAGAAGGCCGGGAAGGCCGAGGGGGCGGTCGGCGCCCGGGTGCTGGTCGTCGATGACGATCCGACCGTCGCCGAGGTGGTCTCCGGGTATCTCGACCGGGCCGGGTATGTCGTGGAGCGGGCCGCCGACGGGCCGGAGGCGCTGGCCCGGGCCGACGCCCACTGGCCCGACCTCGTCGTGCTCGATCTGATGCTGCCGGGGATGGACGGGCTGGAGGTCTGCCGGCGGATGCGGGGGCGCGGGCCCGTGCCGGTGATCATGCTGACCGCCCGGGGGGACGAGGACGACCGGATCCTGGGGCTGGAGGTCGGGGCCGACGACTACGTCACCAAGCCGTTCAGCCCGAGGGAGCTGGTGCTGCGCGTGGAGTCCGTGCTGCGGCGGTCCCGGTCGCCCGTCGGACCCGCGACCCCGCTCAGCGCCGGGGGACTGACCCTCGACCGGGCCGCCCGCCGCGCCACCAAGGACGGTGCCGAACTCTCCCTCACCCACCGGGAGTTCGACCTTCTCGCCTTCTTCCTCCGGAATCCGGGGCGGGTGTACGGGCGGGAGGATCTGATGCGCGAGGTGTGGGGGTGGGACTTCGGTGATCTGTCGACCGTCACCGTGCACGTACGGCGGCTGCGCGGGAAGGTCGAGGACGATCCGGGGCGGCCGCGGTTCATCCAGACGGTGTGGGGGATCGGGTACCGCTTCGATCCCACCGGCACCGAGGGGGAGTGA
- a CDS encoding sensor histidine kinase encodes MRDALLIALFAFLGAAAAGVLGAGALWLLRRRSLTASVSVVAAVAVTAMLAGTLAVAQAMFLSRHDLSVVTTVVAMAAVVSLLTALLLGRWVVARSRELVLAARDFGDGGDYSAPARPANAELADVSRELAATSAKLAESRDRERALESSRRELVAWISHDLRTPLAGLRAMSEALEDGVAADPGRYLRQIRTEVERLNDMVGDLFELSRIHAGSLALTRSRMSLYDLIGDALAGADPLAREHGVRLVGDRIEPVPVEVDGKEMSRVLGNLLVNAIRRTPADGTVAIAAERTADGVVLSVTDGCGGIPEDDLPRVFDTGWRGTHARTPPAGAGLGLAIVRGIVEAHQGRAAVRNVSGGCRFEVTLPAAEA; translated from the coding sequence ATGCGTGACGCCCTGCTCATCGCGCTGTTCGCCTTTCTCGGAGCCGCTGCCGCCGGAGTGCTCGGGGCCGGTGCCCTGTGGTTGCTGCGGCGGCGCTCGCTCACCGCGTCCGTGTCCGTCGTCGCCGCGGTCGCCGTGACCGCGATGCTCGCCGGGACGCTCGCCGTGGCGCAGGCGATGTTCCTGTCCCGGCACGATCTGTCCGTGGTCACGACCGTGGTCGCGATGGCCGCCGTCGTCTCCCTGCTCACCGCCCTGCTGCTCGGCCGCTGGGTCGTCGCCCGCAGCCGTGAACTCGTCCTCGCCGCCCGCGACTTCGGCGACGGCGGCGACTACTCCGCCCCGGCCCGCCCCGCCAATGCCGAACTCGCCGACGTCAGCCGGGAATTGGCCGCCACCAGCGCCAAGCTCGCCGAATCCCGCGACCGCGAACGGGCGTTGGAGTCCTCCCGCCGTGAACTCGTCGCCTGGATCTCGCACGACCTGCGCACCCCGCTGGCCGGTCTCCGCGCCATGTCCGAGGCCCTGGAGGACGGGGTCGCCGCCGATCCCGGCCGCTACCTCCGCCAGATCCGCACCGAGGTGGAACGCCTCAACGACATGGTCGGCGACCTCTTCGAACTCTCCCGCATCCACGCCGGCTCGCTCGCCCTCACCCGCTCCCGCATGTCCCTGTACGACCTCATCGGCGACGCCCTCGCCGGCGCGGACCCGCTCGCGCGCGAGCACGGCGTACGGCTGGTCGGCGACCGGATCGAACCGGTGCCCGTCGAGGTCGACGGCAAGGAGATGAGCCGGGTGCTGGGGAATCTGCTGGTCAACGCGATCCGCCGGACGCCCGCCGACGGCACGGTGGCCATCGCCGCCGAGCGGACCGCCGACGGGGTCGTGCTGTCGGTGACGGACGGCTGCGGCGGGATCCCCGAGGACGATCTGCCGCGCGTCTTCGACACGGGGTGGCGCGGCACGCACGCCCGGACCCCGCCCGCCGGAGCCGGGCTGGGTCTCGCCATCGTGCGCGGGATCGTCGAGGCGCATCAGGGACGGGCAGCCGTACGGAACGTGTCGGGCGGCTGCCGGTTCGAGGTGACGCTGCCCGCCGCGGAGGCTTGA